The Glycine soja cultivar W05 chromosome 19, ASM419377v2, whole genome shotgun sequence genomic sequence GCTATATAGATCAAAGGGAGctataatattatgttaaaattagaTATTTGTATAATTCAATTAGGTTAGATGTGAgtctttctaaattattttacctGGATTTTTTTCACTCCTTTTGCTATTTTATTATCCCATGCAATCAACTCTCTCTATCAATGtcaaataactaaattaaatttatatttttagtccatCAGACGTGGGATAATCCATCTTCTCAAATATCCTCATTTAAGATCAAAGGATGTCTTTGTCAAAATTGTAAAAGAGGTAGCTAAAAACGAAATAAAACAAGTATTTAATGTTTCAAAATAAGAATACTGATATTACACTTCATTTAAACTGTTTTTTCACACATTCTATAACTAATTCATTCTCTAAACGTAAACATACTTTGTACAAGTAACCTATCTATTTTgcaaagtaattatttttttaaaaaaataataagaaatatgttataaattgtattgaaaattattgattttttctatataaaaaaaattgtttcacctatagaagcaattattttttatttgaacaatttttatatgtttgtgtttttatttattactttattccttgtgttttaaaatgattaactcaaagaaatttttaaaaatataattgaataaataagtatttaatgCTAAATTAACTCAATCCCTTTTTATGTGTTCTCTTACTTAGGACCCGCATGATTCAGATTAATCTGGATATTTTGCAAtatcaggaaaaaaaatcaaaagttatgatctttattttattttcgtttgaatatatttttaataacttaGGTAGTGTTTGTTTCATGGATTAaaagttgattaaaaaaatattacatatttatgtttgttacaagctttaaaaaattgttcccagaatattattaatttccaagaatgttataaatttttaccGTAAGTTtctacacttttattttatgaaaaaggatgagaatgtgTTATTCCtatgagaaaaataaagttattttccTAACATACTAataactttctttttatttaaatttttttgaatttcaaaagattctcaagaaaattaaccaaaaacatttttaaatatactatAAATATCATTACTAGTCATACTATTCTTTCTGAAAATATAACATGATCTTTGAAACAAACACCCCCTTAAGGTTGAGGGTTATGTTGTTAGTTTTCCAGGTATACCCCAGCCAGAAATTAAGCTGAGGGTTATGTTATATGGCCCTGTTacctaagattaaaaaaaacaaaacaaaaatggcattgACGATGGTTTAAAACGAATGACATCCGATAATTTATCATCATCTTTTCCAAACTAACAATCTATAGGAAAGAGTGACATCCTATAGAAATTATCCGCATACAGTAAATGCTATTCTTTTTTGAGAGCATCTTATACTATTTAAATGAACCTATCACTTGCCAAGCCTCTGAAAAATCCTTAGTCGCATTAAAATGAACCTATCACTTGCATGCACATATATAATCGGAATCTGGAATCTGACAAACTGTACCAAGCTGTATAAGCAAAAATGCTCATGTAAGGCTAGCTCTCTTCTATGATCCTATAGACATTACTATAGTAGTATTTAGTCGTCTGAACCGAAATTGACACCTCCAAATTGGGGGTACCGCGGGAAGATGCAGAGTATAGAGCCAAAAATTCAAaccgggaaaaaaaaaaagggcatACAAGACTGTTACCAcccatctaaaaaataaataaattaaccaaCCAAATTCCTAAAAAGAGGGAAGACGTGTGACATATACCAACAATAAACTGgttataaataaaaagcattCACATTTTAATTCCAACTCTTCACAACAGAACTGTGGCAACAATAACCTGCACAACGAGATTCAGAATAAACACTAACTCATGATCAACTAGATTCAGAATAAACACCAACTAGTATACATGATAGCAATGCACAAATCATATATGCTATGATTATTATGAAACACTGATAGTTGAATAGATGATGTGTTCTTTCTCgatgtaaaaatatattctgATTTTCCACTACTGCATATAGATTTTTCATAACTTTACCCTGAAAAATCACATACCACCCGATCctccaaaaacaaaaagaacaagCACCAACAACGGTCAAGCCAAAAATTGGTAATTTTCACAAACGAGCAAGTAGACGTAATCCCTTAGGCACAAAGAATAAGGATAATTAAGACACATTATGCAAGTTCCTGAGAGCAGACATTATCACTTTCACATACTTGATAAACTAACATAAATATACACCTCGCTATTCCAAACACCCCCATTCATAAACAGGCAAATAAATCATAAACAAGCACTTCTGTTAGCAAACACTACATACAAAAACCAGCATTTCACTGAATGTCGAATTTCAACTAAAAGGACCAATCAATCTCCCGAGAGAAACCCCACAATGATCATCTGTATCACAGAGAAAAATGCACAAAGTGAATATAAAAGGTCGGAACCAATTTGGTTATTTCCGCAACCACAAAACCGAACAAAGACGCAATCGTATAAACGCAAGTTAACAAAACggcaattatattatttaaaaataaaaggctTTAATTTTACATCTACATactcaaagaaataaaaaggaaaagaaacccTAATTAAATCGGGCTAACAGAAAACCCTGACATAAACACACGAAACCAATCAAGAGCTGGTGAATTTGGTGACGGCCTTGGTGCCTTCAGAAACGGCATGCTTGGCCAACTCCCCAGGGAGGACCAAACGCACCGCCGTTTGGATCTCCCTGGAAGTAATGGTGGGCTTCTTGTTGTACCTAGCGAGACGCGATGACTCCTGGGCGAGCTTCTCGAAGATGTCGTTTATGAAACTGTTCATGATCCCCATAGCCTTGCTGGAGATCCCGATGTCGGGGTGCACTTGCTTCAACACCTTGAAGATGTAGATCTTGTAGGTCTCAACGCTCTTCTttgttctcttcttcttcttctcgctTCCTCCTTCCTTCGATATCTTCTTCTCCGCCTTCGGCTTCTTCTCCGCTGGGGCCTTCTCTGCCGGCTTCTTCTCCGCGGGCTTCTTCTCTGCCTTTGCGGGAGCCATTGGTAGGTTTTTTTTATGAGGGGAGAAAAgtcaattaaaatttcagaGAACGAGTGAAAGATGTGGGAGGGAACCGCAGaaagtgtgtgtatatatagggAAGAGAGAAAGGTTTTGATTGGAGGGGGATGGGTCACACGGATCGGTGACGTGTCGCGTTTGATTTCGTTGTTGGGGTGGTTTTGTTAACGGTTGAGATTGCGCCTTATTTTTTCTGCGCCGAATGGATTGCTGGGGATTCGGGAGCTTCCTCGTTCCGTCTTTTGCTATTCGCGTGGGCTCATAAGTTCATTTGCTTGGTTGGGGTTTGGCCCAGTTATGTGACATGTTTGTTattcacattattttttatctttgcactttctgtttttgtttatttcaattCTTAACAGAAGCTAGTTTTTACTGTGTAATATACATACACAAcgaaaactaatttattttttctgtatattaaattaaatatgcaaTGGAAACTAGTTTTACTTTGTATTTCATCTAAAATATGCAATAAAAATCAGTTTTCTAGTTTGTAGTTAATGAGTCGAATAACTtgttaaataaaacattaattaatttagctcattttaccatttttatttgtttaaaagtaTTGATAGTTGAATaatttgagaaataaaaatgacacaTAGTATGAgacaaataaaaatcaaaataagtcaacgtataatagaaaataagtgAACATGAGATACAAAATAATACAATCAAGTGAAATAATAACACCAAAACATCATTGATGGGTCTTCCTCCTCTGATGTGTATCTCGCTATAATGCCTGACTGTGTGAATGTTAATGAGTATTGCCTGCGGGTATAAGCATCAATGTCCTAAGTAACCATCCTCAAATCAAGCATGAACTTATGTTTCTATGCAACAATCTCAAATAAAGTTTACAAAGAGGAATATAAGTAAGTTCTATGATGATTTTATTGTCACTCAATACACAAGGGAGATATATATACTTACACAAGAATCTCAAAAACTCACTTTAATTGGTTGCCTTTAGGGAGCTGCATAACTACTCGAGTTTTTCAACAtctcttgagtgttttcttgaTTTACTAgctttataactttttttctctttttttagttatatttgattataagattaagaaaaaatttagacaaataaaatgattaaatgtttttttataaaagattgACAAGCCaacctaacgcaacttgcaacccaataaaaaaaaaaaagtggggctaggattttcaattgaataCAAAAATAGCTCCAACCTGCTCCAAAATGGTTTTCAACATGTTGAATGCAGGTTTGGGTTAACCCATTGGCACCCTTACTGAAAAATGTGATAGAACCATTCAAAGTATCCATGCACATACATTAACAAATAACCTAAAGTAAAACCGTTCCTCTAGTCTAATCTTCAAGAATTTGATGGAAATATTGAATAAACCTCACATTACATTTCCAGATAGTAGGTATATACTCTTTAATGATCGCCAATGACCAAATTATTGTAATAGTTAGAATAGATCCAAGGATAAAACAATTAAGgcaaaattatatttctaattGTGGATTGGGAGACCAACATTACGTGATTTGATTAAATACGAGGACAAAATTCATGAATAATTTGACCAGGGGACAAAATCCGAAATTAGAGATAAAATGGAgaaccaaatttataattttaccaACAATTAAAGCTTGAAATTTAAATCTaccaaaaaatcactttttattagtatttttaaagtaaaaaaaaaaaatctcacatgTCAACTAAAAGACCTCacttataacttttttcttattttctgttaGATCGACCTTGTGTAGCACCCTTTTTAGGTGGATGACAAGGGTCTGAAATGAGGATTTCAAATTAATACAAGATGTGTTGGAAGGCTTGCAACTCCTTATGCAACTATTAGGGTGTCAATATGACCTTCTTTGGTTGTAGCACATCTAACGTGGACTGCAAGAGGAACACAGCAATAAAGTCTCTCAACCAAATCCATTTACCAAAATATTAACTTTAAAGAAAGATTTTAACAATGAGACTAAAATGACTAACAAATTACACATTTATGacctaaataatattttgatactTTAATGGACTAAAGTAACAATTCACCCATTTCAGTCTAGAGAAAATACACTCCTACAGGTCTTTATACGAATTTTCCAATTTTTGTAGACTTGCTGGTTAACatttattgaaaactacaaaattaaccgggaaaatcattaaatatgatCGAAGACTAAtatgattttcaataatttcACCCTATAAGAGaatgtgtattaaaaaaatgtgttaatgaGCATTTCTCTGCCAAGTAA encodes the following:
- the LOC114398014 gene encoding probable histone H2B.3, which translates into the protein MAPAKAEKKPAEKKPAEKAPAEKKPKAEKKISKEGGSEKKKKRTKKSVETYKIYIFKVLKQVHPDIGISSKAMGIMNSFINDIFEKLAQESSRLARYNKKPTITSREIQTAVRLVLPGELAKHAVSEGTKAVTKFTSS